Proteins co-encoded in one Cynocephalus volans isolate mCynVol1 chromosome 11, mCynVol1.pri, whole genome shotgun sequence genomic window:
- the MAPKAPK2 gene encoding MAP kinase-activated protein kinase 2: MLSNSQGQTPPVLFPTPPPPPQPPAPAQPPPPPPQQFPQFHVKSSLQIKKNAIIDDYKVTSQVLGLGINGKVLQIFNKRTQEKFALKMLQDCPKARREVELHWRASQCPHIVRIVDVYENLYAGRKCLLIVMECLDGGELFSRIQDRGDQAFTEREASEIMKSIGEAIQYLHSINIAHRDVKPENLLYTSKRPNAILKLTDFGFAKETTSHNSLTTPCYTPYYVAPEVLGPEKYDKSCDMWSLGVIMYILLCGYPPFYSNHGLAISPGMKTRIRMGQYEFPNPEWSEVSEEVKMLIRNLLKTEPTQRMTITEFMNHPWIMQSTKVPQTPLHTSRVLKEDKERWEDVKEEMTSALATMRVDYEQIKIKKIEDASNPLLLKRRKKARALEAAALAH; the protein is encoded by the exons ATGCTGTCCAACTCCCAAGGCCAGACCCCGCCGGTGCTGTTCCCcaccccgccgccgccgccgcagcccccCGCCCCGgcccagccgccgccgccgcccccgcagCAGTTCCCGCAGTTCCACGTCAAGTCGAGCCTGCAGATCAAGAAGAACGCCATCATCGACGACTACAAGGTCACCAGCCAGGTCCTGGGACTGGGCATCAACGGGAAAGTTTTGCAGATCTTCAACAAGAGGACCCAGGAGAAATTCGCCCTCAAA ATGCTGCAGGACTGCCCCAAGGCCCGCAGGGAGGTGGAGCTGCACTGGCGGGCCTCCCAGTGCCCGCACATCGTGCGCATCGTGGATGTCTATGAGAACCTGTACGCGGGGAGGAAGTGCCTGCTGATCGTCATGGAGTG TTTGGATGGTGGCGAACTCTTTAGTCGAATCCAGGACCGAGGAGACCAAGCGTTCACAGAAAGAG AAGCATCAGAAATCATGAAGAGCATTGGCGAGGCCATCCAGTATTTGCACTCGATCAACATTGCTCATCGGGATGTCAAG cCTGAGAATCTCTTATACACCTCTAAAAGGCCCAACGCCATTCTGAAACTCACTGATTTTGGCTTTGCCAAGGAAACTACCAGCCACAATTCCTTGACCACTCCTTGCTACACACCATACTACGTGG CTCCAGAAGTGTTGGGACCAGAGAAGTATGACAAATCCTGTGACATGTGGTCCTTGGGTGTCATCATGTATATCCT GCTGTGTGGGTATCCCCCCTTCTATTCCAATCATGGCCTTGCCATCTCTCCGGGCATGAAGACTCGTATCCGAATGGGCCAGTATGAATTTCCCAACCCAGAATGGTCAGAAGTATCAGAGGAAG TGAAGATGCTCATCCGGAACCTGCTGAAAACAGAGCCCACTCAGAGGATGACCATCACGGAGTTTATGAACCACCCTTGGATCATG CAATCAACGAAGGTCCCTCAGACCCCACTGCACACCAGCCGGGTCCTGAAGGAGGACAAGGAACGGTGGGAGGATGTCAAG GAGGAGATGACCAGTGCCTTGGCCACAATGCGCGTTGACTACGAGCAGATCAAGATAAAAAAGATTGAGGACGCATCCAACCCTCTGCTCCTGAAGAGGCGGAAGAAAGCTCGAGCCCTAGAGGCTGCGGCCCTTGCTCACTGA